Proteins found in one Pseudomonas mosselii genomic segment:
- the tcyN gene encoding L-cystine ABC transporter ATP-binding protein TcyN encodes MIVVEGLSKQFKGQTVLNGIDLTVQPGEVVAIIGPSGSGKTTFLRCLNLLETPDAGRIQIGDISIDANRPLGGQQGAIRRLRQQAGFVFQNFNLFPHRTALENVIEGPVIVKKTPRDKAIELARRLLAKVGLAGKEDAYPRRLSGGQQQRVAIARALAMEPEVILFDEPTSALDPELVGEVLETIRGLAEEKRTMIIVTHEMSFARDVANRVIFFDKGVIVEQGEAKALFANPKEERTRQFLRKFLGTAAGQE; translated from the coding sequence ATGATCGTAGTAGAAGGCCTGAGCAAGCAGTTCAAGGGCCAGACCGTGCTCAACGGCATCGACCTGACCGTGCAACCCGGCGAGGTGGTCGCCATTATCGGTCCCAGCGGCTCGGGCAAGACCACTTTCCTGCGTTGCCTGAACCTGCTGGAAACCCCCGATGCCGGGCGTATCCAGATCGGCGACATCAGCATCGACGCCAATCGCCCGCTGGGCGGCCAGCAGGGTGCGATCCGCCGCCTGCGCCAGCAGGCCGGATTCGTGTTCCAGAACTTCAACCTGTTTCCCCACCGCACCGCCCTGGAGAACGTCATCGAAGGGCCGGTGATCGTCAAGAAGACGCCCCGCGACAAGGCCATCGAGCTGGCCAGGCGCCTGCTGGCCAAGGTTGGCCTGGCGGGCAAGGAAGACGCCTACCCGCGCCGCCTGTCCGGCGGCCAGCAACAGCGGGTTGCCATCGCCCGCGCCCTGGCCATGGAGCCCGAAGTGATCCTGTTCGACGAGCCCACCTCGGCACTCGACCCGGAGCTGGTGGGCGAGGTGCTGGAGACCATCCGCGGCCTGGCCGAGGAAAAGCGCACCATGATCATCGTCACCCACGAAATGAGCTTTGCCCGCGATGTCGCCAACCGGGTGATCTTCTTCGACAAGGGCGTGATCGTCGAGCAGGGCGAGGCCAAGGCACTGTTCGCCAATCCCAAGGAAGAGCGCACCCGCCAGTTCCTGCGCAAGTTCCTCGGCACCGCCGCCGGCCAGGAATGA
- a CDS encoding gamma-glutamylcyclotransferase yields MSTLESSSWQVAYPPSLDFGQQLTREQLQRSMQETMSQHDGGPVWLFAYGSLIWRPECNSVERQRARVHGYHRGLYLWSHEHRGTPECPGLVFGLDRGGSCSGFAYRLDESNLDDSLMALWQREMPFPAYRPHWLSCRLGDGSKVQALGFVLERHLPCYAGNLPDTLLSQILASAKGRYGTTRDYVEQTLNALRSHQMPDRNLEARFRRCHNLREV; encoded by the coding sequence ATGTCGACACTTGAAAGTTCATCCTGGCAAGTAGCTTATCCGCCGTCGCTCGACTTCGGACAACAGTTAACCCGCGAACAACTGCAGCGCTCGATGCAGGAAACCATGTCTCAGCACGACGGCGGCCCGGTCTGGCTGTTCGCCTATGGTTCGCTGATCTGGCGCCCTGAATGCAATTCGGTCGAGCGCCAGCGGGCGCGGGTACATGGCTACCATCGTGGCTTGTACCTGTGGTCCCACGAGCACCGAGGCACCCCGGAGTGCCCGGGCCTGGTATTCGGTCTGGACCGTGGCGGTTCTTGCAGCGGTTTCGCCTACCGCCTGGATGAAAGCAACCTCGATGATTCGCTGATGGCCCTGTGGCAACGGGAAATGCCGTTCCCGGCCTATCGCCCGCACTGGCTCAGCTGCCGCCTGGGCGATGGCAGCAAGGTCCAGGCCCTGGGCTTCGTGCTGGAACGACACCTGCCGTGCTACGCGGGCAACCTGCCGGACACCCTGCTCAGCCAGATACTTGCCAGCGCCAAGGGACGTTACGGCACGACGCGCGATTACGTGGAGCAGACCCTCAACGCCCTGCGCAGCCACCAGATGCCCGATCGCAACCTGGAAGCCCGCTTCAGGCGTTGCCACAACCTGCGCGAGGTGTGA
- the rho gene encoding transcription termination factor Rho: MNLTELKQKPITDLLEMAEQMGIENMARSRKQDVIFALLKKHAKSGEEISGDGVLEILQDGFGFLRSADASYLAGPDDIYVSPSQIRRFNLRTGDTIVGKIRPPKEGERYFALLKVDTINFDRPENAKNKILFENLTPLFPNKRLKMEAGNGSTEDLTGRVIDLCAPIGKGQRGLIVAPPKAGKTIMLQNIAANITRNNPECHLIVLLIDERPEEVTEMQRTVRGEVVASTFDEPPTRHVQVAEMVIEKAKRLVEHKKDVVILLDSITRLARAYNTVIPSSGKVLTGGVDAHALEKPKRFFGAARNIEEGGSLTIIATALVETGSKMDEVIYEEFKGTGNMELPLDRRIAEKRVFPAININKSGTRREELLTADDELQRMWILRKLLHPMDEIAAIEFLVDKLKQTKTNDEFFLSMKRK, from the coding sequence ATGAACCTGACAGAACTCAAGCAAAAGCCGATTACCGATCTTTTGGAAATGGCCGAACAGATGGGCATCGAAAACATGGCCCGTTCGCGCAAACAGGACGTGATTTTCGCCCTGCTGAAAAAGCATGCGAAAAGCGGCGAAGAGATCTCGGGTGACGGCGTGCTGGAGATTCTCCAGGATGGTTTCGGTTTCCTGCGTTCGGCGGATGCCTCTTACCTGGCCGGCCCTGACGACATCTACGTTTCGCCCAGCCAGATCCGTCGCTTCAACCTGCGCACCGGCGACACCATCGTCGGCAAGATCCGTCCACCGAAGGAAGGCGAGCGTTACTTCGCGCTGCTGAAGGTCGATACCATCAACTTCGACCGTCCGGAGAACGCGAAGAACAAGATTCTCTTCGAAAACCTGACGCCGCTGTTCCCCAACAAGCGCCTGAAGATGGAAGCCGGCAACGGTTCCACCGAAGACCTCACCGGTCGCGTCATCGACCTGTGCGCCCCGATCGGCAAAGGCCAGCGCGGCCTGATCGTCGCCCCGCCGAAAGCGGGCAAGACCATCATGCTGCAGAACATCGCGGCCAACATCACCCGTAACAACCCCGAGTGCCACCTGATCGTCCTGCTGATCGACGAGCGCCCGGAAGAAGTGACCGAGATGCAGCGCACCGTGCGCGGCGAAGTGGTCGCCTCGACCTTTGACGAGCCGCCGACCCGCCACGTGCAGGTCGCCGAAATGGTCATCGAGAAGGCCAAGCGCCTGGTCGAGCACAAGAAGGACGTGGTCATCCTGCTCGATTCGATCACCCGTCTGGCCCGTGCCTACAACACCGTGATCCCGAGCTCCGGCAAGGTGCTGACCGGTGGTGTCGACGCCCACGCCCTGGAGAAGCCGAAGCGTTTCTTCGGTGCCGCGCGTAACATCGAGGAAGGCGGTTCGCTGACCATCATCGCCACCGCGCTGGTCGAGACCGGCTCGAAGATGGACGAAGTGATCTACGAAGAGTTCAAGGGTACCGGCAACATGGAGCTGCCCCTGGACCGTCGTATTGCCGAGAAGCGTGTGTTCCCGGCCATCAACATCAACAAGTCCGGTACCCGTCGCGAAGAGCTGCTGACCGCCGACGACGAACTGCAGCGCATGTGGATCCTGCGCAAGTTGCTGCACCCGATGGACGAGATCGCCGCCATCGAGTTCCTGGTCGACAAGCTCAAGCAGACCAAGACCAACGATGAGTTCTTCCTGTCGATGAAGCGCAAGTAA
- the tcyL gene encoding cystine ABC transporter permease, with the protein MIAESLQLVVDSAPFLLKGAGYTVLLSVGGMFFGLVLGFALALMRLSKILPLDWLARIYVSFFRGTPLLVQLFVIYFGLPQIGIELDPIPASLIGLSLNMAAYVCEILRAAISSIDRGQWEAAASIGMTRTQAMRRAILPQALRTALPPLGNSFISLVKDTALAATIQVPELFRQAQLITARTFEVFTMYLAVAVVYWILCSILAHFQNRMEARVNQHDQEH; encoded by the coding sequence ATGATCGCTGAAAGCCTGCAACTCGTTGTCGATTCCGCGCCCTTCCTGCTAAAGGGCGCGGGCTATACCGTGCTGCTCAGTGTCGGCGGCATGTTCTTCGGCCTGGTGCTGGGCTTCGCCCTGGCACTGATGCGCCTGTCGAAGATCCTGCCGCTGGACTGGCTCGCCCGTATCTATGTGTCGTTCTTCCGCGGCACGCCGCTGCTGGTGCAGCTGTTCGTGATCTACTTCGGCCTGCCGCAGATCGGCATCGAGCTCGACCCGATCCCGGCGTCGCTGATCGGCCTGTCGCTGAACATGGCGGCGTACGTCTGCGAAATTCTCCGGGCGGCGATCTCTTCGATCGACCGTGGCCAGTGGGAAGCGGCGGCCAGCATCGGCATGACCCGCACCCAGGCCATGCGCCGGGCGATCCTGCCGCAAGCCTTGCGCACCGCGCTGCCGCCACTGGGCAACAGCTTCATCTCGCTGGTCAAGGACACTGCCCTGGCGGCGACCATCCAGGTGCCCGAGCTGTTCCGCCAGGCGCAGCTGATCACCGCCCGGACCTTCGAGGTCTTCACCATGTACCTGGCTGTCGCGGTGGTCTACTGGATCCTCTGCAGCATCCTGGCGCACTTCCAGAACCGCATGGAAGCGCGGGTCAACCAGCACGACCAGGAGCACTGA
- a CDS encoding CDP-6-deoxy-delta-3,4-glucoseen reductase — protein sequence MQVTLQPSGAVLAVEPGERILDAARRLGYDCPSSCRNGNCHVCAALLVEGRVRQEGQVRDHGELFTCIAEPLEDCVLLWDGVLALGELPVRKLACTVSECVEVGGDVWRVRLRAPAGKPPRYHAGQYLMIEREGMDKAAFSLASAPHGGRELELHVLARESSAVQLIEQLQRTGLARIELPFGDAHLAELPDGPLVLIAAGTGMGQMHSLVEHCRAQGFKHPVHLYWGVRRPEDFYEIEHWDEWQRLPNLFLHKVVSDLCGWEGRCGLLHEAVCEDIGDLNQVHVYASGSPNMVYATLDALVEAGMDAHRMRADVFAYAPRG from the coding sequence ATGCAGGTAACCTTGCAGCCTTCCGGGGCGGTGCTGGCGGTCGAACCGGGTGAAAGGATTCTGGATGCCGCGCGGCGCCTGGGCTACGACTGCCCAAGCAGCTGCCGCAACGGCAATTGCCATGTGTGTGCCGCGCTGCTGGTGGAAGGCCGTGTTCGCCAGGAAGGCCAAGTCCGCGATCACGGTGAACTGTTCACCTGCATCGCCGAGCCGCTGGAGGACTGCGTGTTGCTGTGGGATGGTGTACTGGCCCTGGGCGAGCTGCCAGTGCGCAAGCTGGCCTGTACCGTGAGCGAATGCGTCGAGGTCGGTGGTGACGTCTGGCGCGTGCGCCTGCGCGCGCCCGCCGGCAAGCCGCCGCGCTATCACGCGGGGCAGTACTTGATGATCGAGCGCGAGGGCATGGACAAGGCGGCATTCTCCCTCGCCTCGGCGCCCCACGGTGGCCGTGAGCTGGAGCTGCACGTGCTGGCCCGGGAAAGCAGTGCCGTGCAGTTGATCGAGCAGTTGCAGCGCACTGGCCTGGCGCGGATCGAGCTGCCGTTCGGCGACGCCCACCTGGCGGAGTTGCCCGATGGTCCGCTGGTGCTGATCGCCGCCGGTACCGGCATGGGCCAGATGCACAGCCTGGTCGAGCATTGCCGCGCTCAGGGCTTCAAGCATCCGGTGCACCTGTACTGGGGCGTGCGTCGGCCTGAAGACTTCTACGAGATCGAGCACTGGGACGAGTGGCAGCGCCTGCCCAACCTGTTCCTGCACAAGGTAGTCAGCGACCTGTGCGGCTGGGAAGGGCGCTGTGGCCTGCTGCACGAGGCGGTGTGCGAGGACATCGGCGACCTGAACCAGGTGCATGTCTATGCCAGTGGCTCGCCAAACATGGTCTATGCCACCCTCGATGCGTTGGTCGAGGCCGGCATGGATGCCCACCGCATGCGCGCCGACGTGTTCGCCTACGCGCCGCGTGGGTGA
- the ubiD gene encoding 4-hydroxy-3-polyprenylbenzoate decarboxylase: MQYRDLRDFIRGLEQRGELKRIQVPISPVLEMTEVCDRTLRAKGPALLFEKPTGFDIPVLGNLFGTPERVAMGMGAESTEELREIGKLLAFLKEPEPPKGLKDAWSKLPIFKKVVSMAPKVVKDAVCQEIVVEGDDVDLGRLPIQHCWPGDVAPLITWGLTVTRGPNKDRQNLGIYRQQVIGRNKVIMRWLSHRGGALDYREWCQKHPGQPFPVAVALGADPATILGAVTPVPDTLSEYAFAGLLRGNRTELVKCRGNDLQVPATAEIILEGVIHPGEMAPEGPYGDHTGYYNEVDSFPVFTVERITHRQKPIYHSTYTGRPPDEPAILGVALNEVFVPILQKQFPEITDFYLPPEGCSYRMAVVTMKKQYPGHAKRVMLGVWSFLRQFMYTKFVIVTDDDINARDWNDVIWAITTRMDPKRDTVMIDNTPIDYLDFASPVSGLGSKMGLDATHKWPGETTREWGRVIVKDEAVTRRIDELWDQLGID; the protein is encoded by the coding sequence ATGCAGTATCGCGATCTGCGCGACTTCATCCGTGGTCTGGAACAGCGCGGTGAACTCAAGCGCATCCAGGTTCCCATCTCCCCTGTACTGGAAATGACCGAAGTCTGTGACCGCACCCTGCGCGCCAAGGGCCCGGCGTTGCTGTTCGAAAAGCCCACCGGCTTCGACATCCCGGTGCTGGGCAACCTGTTCGGCACCCCCGAGCGGGTGGCCATGGGCATGGGCGCCGAATCGACCGAGGAACTGCGCGAGATCGGCAAGCTGCTGGCGTTCCTCAAGGAACCCGAGCCACCGAAGGGCCTGAAGGACGCCTGGTCGAAACTGCCGATCTTCAAGAAGGTCGTGTCCATGGCGCCGAAGGTGGTCAAGGACGCGGTATGCCAGGAAATCGTGGTCGAAGGCGACGACGTCGACCTGGGCCGGTTGCCGATCCAGCACTGCTGGCCGGGCGACGTGGCGCCGTTGATCACCTGGGGCCTGACCGTCACCCGCGGGCCGAACAAGGACCGCCAGAACCTCGGGATCTACCGCCAGCAGGTGATCGGCCGCAACAAGGTGATCATGCGCTGGCTGAGCCACCGCGGCGGCGCGCTGGACTACCGCGAATGGTGCCAGAAGCATCCCGGCCAGCCGTTCCCGGTGGCCGTGGCCCTGGGCGCGGACCCGGCGACCATCCTCGGCGCCGTGACGCCGGTTCCGGATACCCTTTCCGAATACGCCTTCGCCGGCCTGTTACGCGGCAACCGTACCGAGCTGGTCAAGTGTCGTGGCAACGACCTGCAGGTGCCGGCCACCGCCGAGATCATCCTCGAAGGCGTGATCCACCCCGGTGAGATGGCCCCGGAGGGCCCGTACGGCGACCATACCGGCTACTACAACGAAGTGGACAGCTTCCCGGTGTTCACCGTCGAGCGCATCACCCACCGGCAGAAACCGATCTACCACAGCACCTACACAGGCCGGCCGCCGGATGAGCCGGCGATTCTAGGCGTGGCGCTGAACGAAGTGTTCGTGCCGATCCTGCAGAAGCAGTTCCCCGAGATCACCGACTTCTACCTGCCGCCGGAAGGCTGCTCGTACCGCATGGCGGTGGTGACCATGAAGAAGCAGTATCCAGGCCACGCCAAGCGCGTCATGCTGGGTGTGTGGTCGTTCCTGCGACAGTTCATGTATACCAAGTTCGTTATTGTCACCGACGACGATATCAACGCCCGCGACTGGAACGATGTGATCTGGGCCATCACCACGCGCATGGACCCCAAGCGTGATACGGTGATGATCGACAACACCCCGATCGACTACCTCGACTTCGCGTCGCCGGTGTCGGGCCTGGGGTCGAAGATGGGCCTGGACGCCACGCACAAATGGCCGGGCGAGACTACACGCGAATGGGGCCGGGTCATCGTCAAGGACGAGGCCGTCACCCGCCGTATCGATGAGCTGTGGGACCAGTTGGGAATAGATTGA
- the trxA gene encoding thioredoxin TrxA produces MSSDLIKHVTDASFEADVLKAEGAVLVDYWAEWCGPCKMIAPVLDDIATEYKGKVTIAKLNIDENADTPAKHGVRGIPTLMLFKNGNVEATKVGALSKSQLKAFLDASL; encoded by the coding sequence ATGAGCAGCGATCTTATCAAACATGTCACCGACGCCAGCTTCGAAGCCGACGTACTCAAGGCTGAAGGCGCGGTGCTGGTCGACTACTGGGCTGAATGGTGCGGCCCATGCAAGATGATCGCTCCGGTACTGGACGACATCGCCACTGAATACAAGGGCAAGGTGACCATCGCCAAGCTGAACATCGACGAAAACGCCGATACCCCGGCCAAGCACGGCGTGCGTGGCATCCCGACGCTGATGCTGTTCAAGAACGGCAACGTCGAGGCGACCAAGGTCGGCGCGCTGTCCAAATCGCAGCTCAAGGCGTTCCTCGACGCCAGCCTGTGA
- the ppx gene encoding exopolyphosphatase, which produces MPQTTAKNLSLIAAIDLGSNSFHMVVAKAHHTEIRILERLGEKVQLAAGIDDERKLSEEAMQRGLECLKRFAQLINGMPQGSVRIVGTNALREARNRNEFILRAEAILGHPVEVISGREEARLIYLGVSHTLADTPGKRLVADIGGGSTEFIIGQRFEPLLRESLQMGCVSFTQRYFRDGKITPARYAQAYTAARLELMSIENALHRLTWDEAIGSSGTIRAIAAAIKAIGQGSGEVNAEGLAAVKRKLFKLGETDKIDFEGVKPDRRTIFPAGLAILEAIFDALELQRMDHCDGALREGVLFDLLGRHHHEDVRERTLNSLMERYHVDQGQAARVERKALHAFDQVAAAWDLEEGNWRDLLGWAAKIHEIGLDIAHYHYHKHGAYLIEHSDLSGFSREDQQMMALLVRGHRRNIPKDKFAEFGDEGVKLIRLCVLLRFAILFHHIRGTQQMPKVELQAGDNSLEVVFPGGWLEQNQLTQADFANEAEWLARVNFVLSVR; this is translated from the coding sequence ATGCCGCAAACCACCGCGAAGAACCTGTCTCTGATTGCCGCCATCGACCTGGGCTCCAACAGCTTCCACATGGTCGTGGCCAAGGCCCATCACACGGAAATCCGCATCCTCGAAAGGCTTGGAGAAAAGGTTCAGCTCGCCGCCGGCATCGACGATGAGCGCAAGCTCAGCGAAGAAGCCATGCAACGCGGCCTGGAATGCCTCAAGCGCTTCGCCCAGCTGATCAACGGCATGCCCCAGGGCTCGGTGCGCATCGTCGGCACCAACGCCCTGCGCGAAGCGCGCAACCGCAACGAATTCATCCTGCGCGCCGAAGCCATCCTCGGCCACCCGGTCGAGGTCATCTCCGGCCGCGAAGAAGCGCGCCTGATCTACCTGGGCGTGTCCCACACCCTGGCCGATACCCCCGGCAAGCGCCTGGTCGCCGACATCGGCGGCGGCAGCACCGAGTTCATCATCGGCCAGCGTTTCGAGCCGCTGCTACGCGAAAGCCTGCAGATGGGCTGCGTGAGCTTCACCCAGCGCTACTTCCGCGACGGCAAGATCACCCCGGCGCGCTACGCCCAGGCCTACACCGCCGCGCGCCTGGAGCTGATGAGCATCGAGAACGCCCTGCACCGCCTGACGTGGGACGAGGCCATCGGCTCGTCCGGGACCATCCGCGCCATCGCCGCGGCGATCAAGGCCATCGGCCAGGGCAGCGGCGAGGTCAACGCCGAGGGGCTGGCGGCGGTCAAACGCAAGTTGTTCAAGCTCGGCGAGACCGACAAGATCGACTTCGAAGGGGTCAAGCCCGATCGGCGGACCATCTTCCCGGCGGGCCTGGCCATCCTCGAGGCGATCTTCGACGCCCTCGAGCTGCAGCGCATGGACCACTGCGACGGCGCCTTGCGCGAAGGCGTGCTGTTCGACCTGCTGGGCCGCCATCACCACGAGGACGTGCGTGAACGCACCCTGAACTCGCTGATGGAGCGCTACCACGTCGACCAGGGCCAGGCCGCGCGCGTGGAGCGCAAGGCGCTGCACGCCTTCGACCAAGTGGCCGCAGCATGGGACCTGGAGGAGGGCAACTGGCGCGATCTGCTGGGATGGGCGGCGAAAATCCATGAAATCGGGCTGGATATTGCCCACTATCACTACCACAAGCACGGCGCCTACCTGATCGAGCACTCGGACCTGTCGGGCTTTTCTCGCGAAGACCAGCAGATGATGGCCCTGCTGGTGCGTGGCCACCGCCGCAACATTCCCAAGGACAAGTTTGCCGAGTTCGGCGACGAAGGCGTCAAGCTGATCCGCCTGTGCGTACTGCTGCGCTTCGCCATTCTGTTCCACCATATCCGCGGCACCCAGCAGATGCCCAAAGTGGAGCTGCAAGCCGGCGACAACAGCCTGGAGGTGGTCTTCCCGGGCGGCTGGCTGGAGCAGAACCAGCTGACCCAGGCCGATTTCGCCAACGAGGCGGAGTGGCTGGCGCGGGTCAATTTCGTGCTTAGCGTGCGCTGA
- the ppk1 gene encoding polyphosphate kinase 1: MNNEVLTPVEIKDAQAVPEEMVQTPPDLPAVAEPEAVVEAAPAPAPAPAPAIAVPSLDDSSLYIHRELSQLQFNIRVLEQALDESYPLLERLKFLLIFSSNLDEFFEIRVAGLKKQINFAREQAGADGLQPHQALARISELVHLEVDRQYAILNDVLLPELEKHAIRFIRRRYWTPKLKTWVRRYFRDEIAPIITPIGLDPTHPFPLLVNKSLNFIVELEGVDAFGRDSGLAIIPAPRLLPRVIRVPEEVGGPGDNYVFLSSMIHAHADDLFQGMKVKGCYQFRLTRNADLALDSEEVDDLARALRGELFSRRYGDAVRLEVADTCPKHLSDYLLKQFSLSESELYQVNGPVNLTRLFSITGLDSHPELQYTPFTPAIPKLLQNADNIFSVIGKQDVLLMHPFESFTPVIDLLRQAAKDPHVLAVRQTLYRSGANSEIVDALVDAARNGKEVTAVIELRARFDEESNLQMASRLQAAGAVVIYGVVGFKTHAKMMLILRREQGEIVRYAHLGTGNYHAGNARLYTDYSLLTSDDALTEDVGKLFSQLIGMGKTLRMKKLLHAPFTLKKGMLDMIARETQFALEGKPAHIIAKFNSLTDAKIIKALYKASQSGVRIDLVVRGMCCLRPGIPGVSHNIHVRSIIGRFLEHTRVFYFLNGGEEQIYLSSADWMERNLDKRVETCFPVEGKKLLLRVKKELEGYLTDNTQAWTLQPDGRYVRSTPTGNQNPRSAQSTLLERLSNPVLNVR; this comes from the coding sequence ATGAATAACGAAGTGCTAACCCCTGTCGAGATCAAGGATGCCCAGGCCGTGCCCGAAGAGATGGTGCAGACCCCGCCCGATTTGCCAGCGGTAGCGGAGCCGGAAGCGGTTGTCGAAGCCGCCCCGGCACCCGCGCCTGCGCCGGCCCCTGCGATCGCCGTGCCGAGCCTGGACGACAGCAGCCTGTACATTCATCGCGAGCTCTCGCAACTGCAGTTCAACATCCGCGTGCTGGAGCAGGCGCTGGACGAATCGTACCCGCTGCTTGAGCGCCTGAAGTTCCTGCTGATCTTCTCCAGCAACCTCGACGAGTTCTTCGAGATCCGCGTGGCGGGCCTGAAGAAGCAGATCAACTTCGCCCGCGAACAGGCCGGCGCCGACGGCCTGCAGCCGCACCAGGCGCTGGCGCGCATCAGCGAGCTGGTGCACCTGGAGGTGGATCGCCAGTACGCGATCCTCAACGACGTGCTGCTGCCGGAGCTGGAGAAGCACGCCATCCGCTTCATCCGCCGCCGCTACTGGACGCCCAAGCTCAAGACCTGGGTGCGCCGTTACTTCCGCGACGAGATCGCGCCGATCATCACCCCGATCGGCCTCGACCCGACCCACCCGTTCCCGCTGCTGGTGAACAAGAGCCTGAACTTCATCGTCGAGCTCGAGGGGGTCGATGCCTTCGGTCGCGACTCGGGCCTGGCGATCATTCCGGCGCCGCGCCTGCTGCCGCGGGTCATCCGTGTGCCGGAAGAGGTCGGTGGCCCGGGCGACAACTATGTGTTCCTGTCGTCGATGATCCACGCCCACGCCGATGACCTGTTCCAGGGCATGAAGGTTAAGGGCTGCTACCAGTTCCGCCTGACCCGTAACGCCGACCTGGCGCTGGATTCGGAAGAGGTCGACGACCTGGCCCGCGCCCTGCGCGGCGAACTGTTCTCGCGCCGCTACGGCGATGCCGTGCGCCTCGAGGTGGCCGACACCTGCCCGAAACACCTTTCCGACTACCTGCTCAAGCAGTTCAGCCTGAGCGAGAGCGAGCTGTACCAGGTCAACGGTCCGGTCAACCTGACCCGCCTCTTCAGCATCACTGGCCTCGACAGCCACCCGGAGCTGCAGTACACGCCGTTCACCCCGGCGATCCCCAAGCTGCTGCAGAACGCCGACAACATCTTCAGCGTGATCGGCAAGCAGGACGTGCTGCTGATGCACCCGTTCGAGTCGTTCACCCCGGTGATCGACCTGCTGCGCCAGGCCGCCAAGGACCCGCACGTACTCGCCGTGCGCCAGACCCTGTACCGCTCGGGCGCCAACTCGGAAATCGTCGACGCCTTGGTGGACGCGGCGCGTAACGGCAAGGAGGTCACCGCGGTGATCGAACTGCGCGCGCGCTTCGACGAAGAGTCCAACCTGCAGATGGCCAGCCGCCTGCAGGCCGCCGGCGCGGTGGTGATCTACGGCGTGGTCGGTTTCAAGACCCACGCCAAGATGATGCTGATCCTGCGCCGCGAGCAAGGCGAGATCGTTCGTTACGCGCACCTGGGCACCGGCAACTACCACGCCGGCAACGCCCGCCTGTACACCGACTACAGCCTGCTGACCTCTGACGACGCCCTCACCGAGGACGTCGGCAAGCTGTTCAGCCAGCTGATCGGCATGGGCAAGACCCTGCGCATGAAGAAGCTGTTGCACGCGCCCTTCACCCTGAAGAAGGGCATGCTCGACATGATCGCCCGTGAGACCCAGTTCGCCCTGGAAGGCAAGCCGGCGCACATCATCGCCAAGTTCAACTCGTTGACCGACGCGAAGATCATCAAGGCGCTGTACAAGGCCAGTCAGTCGGGCGTGCGCATCGACCTGGTGGTGCGCGGCATGTGCTGCCTGCGCCCGGGCATCCCGGGGGTATCGCACAACATCCATGTGCGCTCGATCATTGGCCGCTTCCTCGAGCACACCCGGGTGTTCTACTTCCTCAACGGCGGCGAGGAGCAGATCTACCTGTCCAGTGCCGACTGGATGGAGCGCAACCTCGACAAGCGCGTCGAGACCTGCTTCCCGGTGGAGGGCAAGAAGCTGCTGCTGCGGGTGAAGAAGGAGCTGGAGGGGTACCTGACCGACAACACCCAGGCCTGGACCCTGCAGCCGGACGGGCGCTACGTGCGCAGCACGCCGACCGGCAACCAGAACCCGCGCAGTGCCCAGTCGACGCTGCTGGAGCGGCTGAGCAATCCGGTGCTCAACGTACGCTAG
- the tcyJ gene encoding cystine ABC transporter substrate-binding protein: MTKFAKPLLNASLALLLGAGLLGQAFAGEQLKTIQEKGVINVGLEGTYPPFSFQDENGKLTGFEVELSELLAKELGVKAKVQPTKWDGILAALESKRLDVVINQVTISEERKKKYDFSEPYTVSGIQALVLKGSDNEKNIKTAADLAGKKVGVGLGTNYEQWVKQDVPTADVRTYEDDPTKFADLRNGRIDAILIDRLAALEYVQKTAKDKKPTALAGEKFSKLESGVALRKGEPELLEALNKAIDKLKADGTLAKLSEKYFGADVTK, translated from the coding sequence ATGACCAAATTCGCCAAACCCCTTCTCAACGCCAGCCTGGCGCTCCTGCTGGGCGCCGGCCTGCTCGGCCAAGCCTTTGCCGGTGAGCAGTTGAAGACCATCCAGGAGAAGGGCGTGATCAACGTCGGCCTGGAAGGCACCTACCCACCGTTCAGTTTCCAGGATGAGAACGGCAAGCTGACCGGCTTCGAAGTCGAACTGTCCGAGCTGCTGGCCAAGGAGCTGGGGGTCAAGGCCAAGGTCCAGCCGACCAAGTGGGACGGCATCCTCGCCGCCCTGGAGTCCAAGCGCCTGGACGTGGTGATCAACCAGGTGACCATCTCCGAAGAGCGCAAGAAAAAGTACGACTTCTCCGAGCCCTACACCGTTTCCGGCATCCAGGCCCTGGTGCTCAAGGGCAGCGATAACGAGAAGAACATCAAGACCGCCGCCGACCTCGCTGGCAAGAAGGTCGGTGTCGGCCTGGGCACCAACTACGAGCAGTGGGTGAAACAGGACGTGCCGACAGCCGATGTCCGTACCTATGAAGACGACCCGACTAAGTTCGCCGACCTGCGCAATGGCCGCATCGACGCCATCCTGATCGACCGCCTGGCCGCGCTGGAGTACGTGCAGAAAACCGCCAAGGACAAGAAACCCACCGCACTGGCCGGCGAGAAATTCTCCAAGCTGGAATCGGGCGTGGCCCTGCGCAAGGGCGAGCCTGAACTGCTCGAGGCGCTGAACAAGGCCATCGACAAGCTCAAGGCCGACGGCACGCTGGCCAAGCTGTCCGAGAAATACTTCGGTGCCGATGTCACCAAATGA